One Epinephelus fuscoguttatus linkage group LG10, E.fuscoguttatus.final_Chr_v1 genomic window carries:
- the LOC125896241 gene encoding histidine-rich glycoprotein — translation MKTNSDKLVSPAVCETNNHHSYYHIIPNYRTNNHHSYYHITPNYRTNNHHSYYHIIPNYRTNNHHSYYHIIPNYRTNNHHSYYHITPNYRTNNHHSYYHIIPNYRTNNHHSYYHITPNYRTNNHHSYYHIIPNYRTNNHHSYYHITPNYRTNNHYSHYHNTTSYYNNNNNHNANHHYTPYNHHTHHNTSNDRTNNHHPYYHNFAYHHNTSHNHRSHHHIASHNTNNHFANYDSCLHHTTSHNHNNTNNYFSANNHTHNNNSTYYDN, via the exons ATGAAGACGAACTCCGACAAGCTTGtgtctcctgctgtctgtga AACCAACAACCACCACTCTTACTACCACATCATTCCCAACTACAGAACCAACAACCACCACTCTTACTACCACATCACTCCCAACTACAGAACCAACAACCACCACTCTTACTACCACATCATTCCCAACTACAGAACCAACAACCACCACTCTTACTACCACATCATTCCCAACTACAGAACCAACAACCACCACTCTTACTACCACATCACTCCCAACTACAGAACCAACAACCACCACTCTTACTACCACATCATTCCCAACTACAGAACCAACAACCACCACTCTTACTACCACATCACTCCCAACTACAGAACCAACAACCACCACTCTTACTACCACATCATTCCCAACTACAGAACCAACAACCACCACTCTTACTACCACATCACTCCCAACTACAGAACCAACAACCACTATTCTCACTACCACAACACCACTTCCTactacaacaataacaacaaccaCAATGCCAACCACCACTACACCCCTTACAACCACCACACCCATCACAACACTTCCAACGACAGAACAAACAACCACCATCCTTACTACCACAACTTTGCCTACCACCACAACACCTCCCACAACCACCGTAGCCATCACCACATTGCCAGCCACAACACCAACAACCACTTTGCCAACTACGACTCTTGTCTCCACCACACCACTAGCCACAAccacaacaacaccaacaactACTTTTCTGCCAACAACCACACCCACAACAACAATTCCACCTACTACGACAACTAA